ATAACAAGATCAGCACCGGAAACTTTCTGGGACTAACCATTAAAAAAGGCAACTATACCTTCACAGCGGATGTGGTTGCCAAAAATGATCTGATCCAGAGTATCATTGTTTACGGTGACGCGAACAATGCACTCGGTTATGGCGTACACAGCAACCGCATTGAATTATGGCAGGTGAAAGACGGTGTGCACGAAGTGATCAAAACGCAGGAAATTCCGGAAAAATATAAAGACATCAAACTCAGGCTGCAAAGTCGCTATGGCCGTTTTTACGAGTTCAGCTGGGATGTGAAAGGCCAAAAAATTGACTCGCTGACCAGTTCTGTCCAGATAGAAAAGCCCTGGCTGCCACGTTGGGACAGGGCGCCGAGAATTGGGATTAACGTCTCCGGAAACGGATCCGGCAAAAGCGAGGTCAAAGCAATTCAGATGAAGTACGAGTAGTTTTTTTAATCCAACAGGAGGCCAAACCTCCTGTTGGATTAGCCCATCTCCCGGGGCTAGAAATCCGTTGAAAATGTAATATCCTTATTCGCCTCAATGCCATCTGTCAGCATTTTGATCTTGTAATTTGCATACTGATAAGCATCCGAACCGAGCAACAGGCGCAATGGCGGTTCCGGCAATTGAGCAGTGCTGATCATTACCTCAGCAGCTTTTTGAGGATCGCCGGGCTGGGTGCCTGGAATATCCTGCGCATGCATACGTTTGGTTTCGGCAATGTCGCTGTAATCGGCGATCGGGTTTGCCGCTGTCACAATCGATCCGCCATTCAGGAAATTAGTACGAAAGTAACCCGGTTCGATGATCGTAACATTGATACCAAATGGTTTTACTTCCTGCGCCAACGCTTCGGACAAGCCCTCTACTGCGAACTTGGTACCACAATAAACGCCCCAGCCAGCTCCGGCGATCAGCCCGAAGACAGATGAAATGTTGAGGATATGACCCGATTTTGCCTCACGCATATGCGGCAAAACCGCTCTCGTCACATTCAGCAATCCAAATACGTTCACATCAAAATTCGCCTGTACTTCCTGACTGGATGATTCTTCAATCCCGCCGATTAATCCGTAACCCGCATTATTTACCAGTACATCAATGGTTTTGAATTTCTCGATGGCCTGACTTACTGCTTTTGCAATGCTTTCTTCATTGATCAGATCCATTTGAAGTGGCAGAAATTGATCGGACGTTACATTCACCGCAGCTTTAAGTCCGTCGAGGTTGCGGGCGGTTGCTACCACATTGTAGCCTTGGGATAGGAGTTTTTGGACTAATACCAGACCTAAACCTTGGGAGGTTCCAGTCACAAACCATGTTTTTCTTTGCGTTTCCATATTGATTAATTTTATGGAACAAAGGAAACAGGATTGCCAAAACAGCTCTTTATTCAAATAACAGGCATATTTGTGATTTTCAAATATGGATGGCCGAACCAAATGAATTCCTGAATATAGAAGGTGAAATTTTCTCCTTTCGGTGAAAGAATGTCGTAAAACTGGCCTGTTCTGCAAATCCCAGCGCTCCGCTGATCGACTGAATATCCCAGTCGGTATGTTTCAGTAAAACTTTTGCTTCGTACAACATTCGCTCCTGGATATGCTCCCGGAGCGTTTTGCCGGTCTGGTTTTTCACCAGCGCATTCAAATAATTGGGATGTACATTCAGCTGATCCGCAAATTCAGCAGCCGTCTTCGTCTTCACCAGATCAGAAGGATTCTGTATCTGAAATGCAGATTCCAGTAATGACAGAAATCCGTGTACATAGCTGTAACTTTCTGAAACACCTACATCCGGCAGATTTTTACCAGCCCGTTGCGCCTCCAAAAGAATCAATTGCAGATGCAGAAAGATCGCTTGCTTCTTGTCTTCGTTTGTCCCCCGGTCTTCCCTGAATATGAGTTCAAAATATTGATTGATTTGCTCAGACTGATCATCATTCAGCTGTATTACGGCCTTTTCCGGCTGGAAATAAGTGTACGTCCTGAAAAGATTAAGCATATGTGCCGTATTATCAAAGAAATTGGGATGGATCAGACAGAAGTGCCCCTCGGCATTCGGGCCCGCAGAATGCCAGGAAATGATTTCGTCGGGATGGATGAAAGCGATCATGCCGGGGCCTAACAAGTATTGATATAAACCAATGGTCAGTACACCCGTACCCTCTGTCACATGCATGACTTTGTAAAAATTCCTCCGGTTCGGCGATATGTAAGCGTTCGCAGGATAATCCTTTCGGTTTTTAATGCTAAAATACGTTTCCTCAGGCAGGTAGGGCTCCACTTTCAGTAGCGGCATCTGAAAGTTGGTCTGCTCAAATACTTCTATCTCAAGGCGGGGAATTTTTGATTGCTGCATATCCAAAAATACAAATTGTTTTTTCTATCACCTGAACATTCAGCGCAACGATTTCAAGAATTTACGGGGTGTCTGCAACGGCGGGCGGTGCATTTCTTGTCTATGAGTTTGGAGTTGAGAATCCATGATTTGGCGGTTTCTTTAATTCTAAACTATACGCAATGAATCGTTTACAGCCATTCCTAAACCGGACCAGTCATGAGACATTATTTTCTACTCGCCTTATTTACCGCTATTATCTGCACGGGAAACCTGTTTGCTCAGGGTAAAAAATACAGGCTTGTACAAGAAGGCAAGGGCATTAAGGTCATTGAAGACCACTTCACAGCTTCAACACTACGAACCGCAGCTCACGACATCACGGTTAACATCACACCCAATGCCGCAAGGCCTGAAAGTGCGATTGATGTACACATATATTTTGCGCCCTCCGTTAATATCGAATCCGTTGGGCATATGGTTTTAACTGCGAAACCGGCATGTACGGTGGTTAATTGTAACGACCCCTCCATTACTTCCAGTTATCTATCTTCAAAAATTATTAATAAAACGGCCCGTACTGTCGATTTTACGATCGGTGGCCTCTTACCTTTTAAAGAATACCTTTTTTGGGGCGCGGTATTTGGTTTGGACGGTGACCGGTGTTCAGGTTCAGATTTGGCGTGGATACCATTCAAAACCGCGCCAACACCTGCGCCCAAGCCTGAGAAAATGCTGCTCATAATCAATAAGGAATTCGAAGGCAATGCGCGCCTGAACGCAGCTCTGGACACCTACGAGGACGACATTGCAGCCAGCAACCCAATGCTAACCATTGTTAAATACTACATTGAAGACAACAACCTTCAAAAAGGTGCGCTATACCAGGATATTCGGAGGAGATTCAAAGATGAAAATCTGACCTATCTGTTTTTTCTGGGGAGTAATGCCGCATTGACCGGTTACAGGATCATGCTGGACAATAACGGCGCACCGGTAAACGCATTCGTTCAATTTACTTTCTCATACTATGCACACCCCTTATACACAACGTTCGAATATGACGCGTCGGACGACAGGTTCAAATTTTTTGACCGTCAGGATCTCTGTGCTACCCCTCCCACCGAAGTAAGGCCGGAAGTTTTTCAGCAACAAAATGCGATGGTATCCATGGGTATGATATTGCCCGATGTTAATTTTAATACGGAGCAAAAGATTGACTACCTCGTTAATTATTTCAACAAAGTACATTCATTCCGTAGCGGAAATATTTCGTTTGAGAAAAAAGTGCTCATTACCGATGGTTTCGTGAGTGAGCAAGAGGTGGTCGACCTCGCGGAGATCAATGGTGCCTGGACCTCCGCAGAAGTATTGCAGTACGGCAGGACGAAAGATCCGGATTACTCAGGAGATGACCCGGTCTGGAAGAGTGACTTTATCAACAAGCTGGGAACCAAATCCTATGAGATTTTTTCTCTGACATTACACGGAACCTGGAATTACCATTCGTTCGGGATTTACAATCAGGATATTGCCAACCTGCCGCAACTCAATACCAGACTTATCGATCTGTATTCGTGCAGTGTCGGAGCTTTTAACGGCCCCGATTATCTGGCGGGACGCTACCTCGGCAAGGGTAATGTGCTGAATGTGCATGCATTTAGTGAAAACATAGGCGTATTTACAGAAAGTGGGAAGAGCGGCTTGAAGCAATTGTACAACGACGGCGGCCCCTATCAATATTTGTCCCAGGGGTTTAACATCAGCAATGCATACCGGTACGCGCATTCATACCAGGAAGCCGAGCTTATCCTGGGAGACCCGTTGCTCAAATTGCGTTCAGAGTCTTCATTGCCTGTAACGCTGGAAATTTTCAACGCACAAAAACAGGAAACGCAATCGTGGCTGACCTGGTCGACGTCGCAAGAAGTCAACAGTGACCGGTTTGAGATCGAACATAGCAGCACCGGCAAAAAATGGGACAAGATAGGCTCCGTTATGACCAGCGGAAGCAAACCCGGCAGCCATTCGTATGAGTTTACACACCGGTCACCAGTACCGGGACCAAATCTTTATCGCTTAAAAATGATCGACACAGATGGAACATTCTCTTATTCCAAAATTGAAAATGTATCGTTCCCGAGCGAAAAACTGATCTCGATCTTTCCGAATCCGGTGTCAGAAAAGTTGTATATACCAGTTTCCAAACTACCTGATGTAAAATCCGTGAGCATACTGAATTCGCTAGGGCAGTCTACCCGGAACTTCACCAATGTGTCTGCCGAAGGCCTTGTGTTGACTGGCCTGCAAGCCGGAATTTATACGGTGCGCATTGAAATGAATGATGGCAAAATGGTCACAGAGAAAATTGTTAAAGCCAAATAAGGTTATGGCTGCGGACCAGGCGGAAAATTATTATTACCTATCAGTGTTGAAAAAATCACGCGCGGAGGTGATTACACCTTCGCGCGCTGGTTATGAGCAGCCATTTCAACGGTTTGAATGATCCGTTGCTGGCGGGTTTCAGGTCGTTTTGCGCTCGAAATCCAGTCCAGGATCTGACGTTTTGCAGATTTTGGAAAAGCCTGAAAATGCTTTTCAGCCGCGTCATTTTTGGCAAGCAGCTCTTGCAGGTCCTCAGGAACCACTCCATTCTCCGCGTCAACCAAAGCATCCCAGGTACCGGTCTTTTTGGCTAGATCAATGGTTGCCTGGCCAGCCGGGGTCATCAGTCCCTCTGCGGTCATCCGCTCGACCCGCTCCTTGTTGGTGCTGCTCCATTTGCCTTTTGCTTTTCTCGGTGTAAACATCAGGTAACTGCTCTCCTCGTCACGTTTTAGTGATTTAGAGTCGATCCATCCAAAACAAAGCGCTTCTTCAATGGATTCGGGATAATAGACACTGGTTTTACTGCTTTTTTTGTGATGAATGATCAGCCACACCGCTTTTTCCTTCTGACCATTTCTTTCGAGCCAGTCACGCCATTCTGCACGGGTTTCGGCATGGAGCGCCGGAATATCGTTTTTCGTTTCCATAGTATTCAGCTAGCTTTTAGTTTTGATCATAGTGCACCTCCCTGCTCAGGCATTCTTTCCTTCCAAAATGTCCAGATAGTGCTGGTTGTACATAATTCCTAACACATTACTATCGATAATACCAAACTCATGCTGGTAATCGCCCAGACGGAATTCAATGTATGCCGGGTTTTCGTCGTCGGGACGTTGAAAATAAGGATCGATACCAAACAATTCCGAATACCAAGCCCTTGCAGCTTTCATGTCCGCGCCCCAGAAATTAACCATAGCCATGCCTCTTAATGTTTGTCCGTTAGCCATTTCGTTTGTTGTTTTTTTGATTTAATACAGAGTGCGCTACAAAAATAAAATGCCCGTGTGACAGCCTTATGTCAGGAGTATTTGGAATTAAATTAAAGGTAATTCTCCTCTAAATACTTGGTACCTGCCGTATGATAATTGCGTTTGATTTTATCCCGGATTGAAAGTTATTTCGGTTCCGGTCTTTAATTCAGATGCCTTATGGAAACATTCATTATACACACACTCACCACTATACTTTTTGGAGGAATATTCCTGACGTTAGCCTTTGAATGGATGACTAACGCGGAGCACCGCAAGCTTACCAGGGTGCTCCGTGACGGTCAGGAATGCGAAGCGACCATTCTGAATGTGACTTCAATCAGGCCGACTGTATTCAATATGGCCAATGTGAAAATTACAGCAGAAATAAGGCGAATGGGTGAAAAACCGACTGTTATCCGGTTCAAATATGAGGCGACCTATCCGGAATGGCGAAAATTGCACACCGGCAGGATTGTAACGATTGACGTTAACCCGCATAATTCCAAATCCGTACTGCTGAATAACAACGAGCCTGCCAATGAGAGAAGATACTACGCAGACTTGCATCAACAGCTCGAAACAGCTTTTACAGAATTACCATAATATCTGAATTCGGCTTGTCGCGTTGTTCGAGATATTCCCACGAGACAATATCCTCTTCCGGATAAATGTTACCGGTATCCTCCGGTCCCTCATCCCCGATCGCCTCGACAAATGCTTTTGATCCTTTCTTGTAAATACCTTCCCTCGGAACACCGTTCATATCAGTAAAAAGTACCAGTGCCTGATCATTCGGTAGCTTGCTATGTTTCATGACATTCTTTTTTTGTAATCATTATAAAGGTTAACCGGCAGTTATATTACCAAAAACGTCTGCCCTTCCCGATTTCCTTTCAATTTTCGTTCCAACTTGTTTACTAAGAACATATCCAGAAAATTGGTAAGGAGTATTTTCACCTTGTGGTGCATTCATTATTACTTTCTTCCTCCAAAATTATAATTAGCAAAATTGATAAAGTTGCCCCAGTCGTAGGACGTCATATTATGCTCGCCCTCCCGGTTGTGATACGCCATTTTGGATTTGTAAACAGGCTCATTAATGCCCGGAGGGGTTTTCGGCAACCGCGACTTCACATCGTACAGAGCGTATACTTTCTCTGCATTTTTTAATGCAAGAAATGTGCCTTTCGGATCCGCCCAAAGGTCTTTCGACGCATTGGTAGCATATATTGGCCGCGGCGCAACCAATGCGATCAGCATGTGCTGATCGACCGGCAGTGCGGCTTCGTTATCATTGAATTTTTTATAATTGGTATTAAACCAATGCGGGAATGTGGCATTAATGCGACTGATCCTTTCACCAAACTGCCTTCTGGCCAGCGCTGCACCCGAGTTTCCCGAGCAATTCGTCACACAGGCGGCAAACCTGCGATCCTCGGCGGCCGCCCATAGAGAAGCCTTTCCACCACGGGAATGTCCCACTACAATCACCTTTTTGGAATCAATGTCAGGGTCCTTCTCGAAATAATCCAGTACACGGCTTGCTCCCCAAGCCCAAGCGCCAATCGCTTTCATACCATTGTCCGCTTTCAATTGCTCGGGATACAGTTGCAGCACGCCTTTGACATAAGCTTCCTTATCATCCGGCGCGAGGTCACTCACATGAAATGCAGCAATGGCATAGCCGCTGTCGATCACCATTTCGGCTGGCCAGAACTCACTTTTCTTCTCACGCGTAGGATCTGTATTGTCCTTTCCACGGTTATTGATCAATAAAAAAACGGGTGCGGGTTTTGTAGCATGCGTTGGGACAAACAAAGTCACGTTGATCTGAACGGTTTTGCCGTCTTTGAAAACTTCAATCAATACTTGTTTCAATGTGGCCTTACCATTCATCGTGGGCTGATCATCCGCTGTTTTCGAAAAGTTGATGCCGTCGAATGTCGTTGGCATTTGTCCATAAATGTTGTCCTCAAAAAGCCTCACTATTTCCGGTCTACGCTCTTTTTCCCAGGCTCCCCTGGCACATACCGGTTTGTTATCGATCGTTTTCAGTACGTCCGGCAATGTATAAGCCGGTACTTTCGACTCGTCGTAGTTCTGTGAATGCCCTGCTGAAAGAAAGGAAATCAGGACAATGCCTGTAAGTAGAAACCTGAGCATAAAAGCGGTGATTTATCCGAAAATGTTACCAGATAAACCACGGTCTCTCAATTATTTACTGACTATTTCAAATTTAACTTATCTCCTACCCAACCTTGTGACCAACTCGTGTAGTTTATTTTATTGACAGGAAATCACCTGGCGTATTGTTCAATAACTTAATTATCAAATGGTCATGAAAAGAGAAAAATTAGTCCTGCTAAGCATTGTAATGATGCTGGTCCAGCTTGTAGCCTGCGAGCGGAGCAAAATGGACAATGAATTGCCCACCCCTTCCTCCCTGCGTTCCGGCGAAGACAGCAGTTCCAGCATCACCCGGATAATCACTGAAAAAACCATAGGTATCAAGCAAAAGGAACCCACGAAGTTTACGGTAATCAACCCGGTCAGTCAGTTTGTAAAATGGAGGGTTCAGCCCACAGAAACCGTTATCAACGCGGGAACATACGCAATGATCTATTTTCAAAACCCAGGAAAGTACAGGGTGTTTGCGATAGACAGCATATCTCTTGACACCACTTTTATCGATGTGGAAGTGACTGGAGAGGTGTATGTTGCGCCTAATTACGAGCAAAGCTTCCAGGAAAACGAGCAGCTTTACATTACACCTTTCAGCTCACCTGATTCTGCCAATTTCCTCGCATTCAAAACAGTTACCAAAGGAAATTACAATTGCCTGAACAACCAGCTGATTGCTAGCAGGAACAAAACCGGAGATACCTATCAGCTTGATTTCAAAGGCGTAAGCGTAGGAACGTATTGTCAAACGGGAACAGCAACATCGAAAGCCACTACCTGGATAGACCATGATGTTCCCGAAAATGTGACCAACCAGCTTGAAATTATATTCAATGGCAAAACCTATAAAGGCACCATAAAAAAGACAGGGATAAAATTTGAATTCATCTGGCCTTATGACAGCGGGATTGTCTTTACAACCAAATCGTTATAGTTTGCCTCTTCCATAAAGCCCTCGTAGTTAGCCGTTCTGAGCGGCTAACTACGTTAAAGTAAAAGCTTGGATAATTTAGACCAGATATTAGCGGGTTGCCGGCGCAAAGAACGCCAGAGTCAGGAAAAATTGTACCGCCAATTTTACCCGGTACTGTTTGCTTTATGTAAAAACTTTTTTGAAGAAAAACACGATATCCTCACCGCGATCAACAACGGTATGCTCCGCGTTTTTCAAAATATCGATCAATACGATCCGGCCAGAGGTGAATTTTTTAACTGGATGTACACAACCGTCAGAAATGCTGCGCTGACATTACTCAGAGACCGCAAAACACAACATTTTGATTACGTTGAAATACAGGATTACATGGGTTTTGAGTCCGCAGAAAACCCTTTTGAACAACTTTCAGGTGGAGATATCCATCTATACCTTTTGAAATTACCCGTCGCGACGCGCAGAATATGCGGGCTATATTACCTGGACGGGTTCTCGATCAAGGAAATTGTAGGGGCATTGGGAATCAGTGAAGGCACTGTAAAGTGGCATCTGAGTGAAAGCCGGGCCAAACTTAAAATCATTTTTGAAAAATCCCTCTGAGGAAATCGTGAAAAGGAAAGACAACCATATCAACAAGTATCTCCGTGATGCGCTGCCGGAACCGGAAATCCCGGCGGATGACGCATGGGCGCAAATGAATGGTATGCTGTTTCCGAATTCCGTGGGTACTCCTCAAAGTGTGGCAGGCAAGCTCGCGAAATACGTCTCGCAGTTCAAATGGCCGCTTTTGACCGCACTGGGAGGCATTTCGATATCGCTACTTGTTATTTTCAGCCCGGATTTGAAAACCATTGCGAGCCGGGCGAAAAAAGAAAACCGATCAAATGATACTCTAAAATTCAGTGAGGTAAAACCAGAGAATGCAATCGACGAATACCGCATACCAGAATCAAAAAAAGGTAATGCCCAGCCAAGCCAAGGAGAAGAAAAATACGAGATAGCAAATAAAGCTGACGACAATGATCATTTGGTCTCAGAAGAAAGCCAGGCGGTTCCAACAAATGATCGCACTAACCTAGCAAATGAAGAAGCTGTTACAATCAACAATAAGCACGTCAATGCATCTCCTAGCCATGAAAAAAGGATTTCAAATGTAAATAAGAAGCCAGACTTAAAACCGCAATCCGGTAATGCGGCGGTCATTCATTCAAGTGACAATGGTCAAAATAGAGCGTTAAATTCGTTCAGATCGGGTAAGGCAAGCGGTGCTACAAGTAGCGGAATTGGTAATGGTGGTGCTGAAAGCAATGCTGGTCGCGGTAGCGGCAGTACTGGCAATAATGATGTCGCTTCCGGTCTGGCCAAGGAATACAATGTACCTGGCTCACCGAATGCACCTGTCAACATTCAACCAGTACGTAAAAATCTGACTCACAGCCTACAATCCCTCCCATTTCAATACAAAGCATTCAATGCAGATTTGAGTAAAAAAATAAACGCTCCCAAAACTTCCGCCCCGGCACGAGCTGCTGAAAATAAAAAGACCAGGAACTTACCCGTTCATTTCGGATTGGAATGGAACCTGAACTCACCATTACAGCGGACCGCTTATCTTTTTACCGGCATCGATAGCGTTAGTCGACCAGCCCGCCTGCTTATTCCGGGTATCGTTATCTCCAAAAAGTGGACAAACCATACATTGTCATTCATCTTTTCACCATACCAGCCTTATTTCGGTAATAACAAAAGGGTTCAACAGCTTTCGGACACTATCGCGGGCAATGACTCGGCCAAAATTTACAAGAATACCAATCTGATCAAGGCCAGTGGTATGAACTTCACATTGCAGTATCAGTACCAGGTCATCGGTCCACTTTTGTTGAATGCGGGACTTTCGTACAGCACTTTTTCCAGTGCCTTGATCCGAAAAGAAACTGAAAACAGGTTTGGTAACATTTTGCAGGGACCATTGGAAACCGTCAAAAAATCCGGTGACTTGCGGTCATACCTCAACCCCGGTTTCTTTGCGTTGAAAGCGGGGCTGGCTGTTCGTCCGGCTGTTTGGCAGGGACGCATTCAGGCTGGGTTTAATGTGACTTTGCCTATTTCAAATATCTCACGCTCCGCTGAAAATCCAGTACGAGCATTGAATGGGCAGGTTTATTTAAGGATTATGGTTCGGTGATTTCAGGCCGATTTCAACCACGACACCGGCATATTTTCATCATACTTTCCGAAAATAACCGGAATTTGGCCTTTGTCTTCCGGGCCATATTTGGGTAAAGAGGCTAGATTGAGATACAGATAATCGTAGGCTTCCTTGATCGTCACCAGCTCGTCTTTGTTTTTGTCAGCCTGTCCCTGCAAGCCGTCGACGAGGAATTTGGTAAAATATCCGTGTAAAATTTTCGGATTTTCACCGGCCGACTGGTACGAGCGTGCCGCCATTAAAACCACCAGCCCTGACTCAGGATCTTCAAATGAACGCACTGAAAGCATTCGTTCGTCTTGCCTGGTAACCTCTCTTTGCCGGTTTTTCATACTTCCGGACATACAGGCGTCGGCGAAGCAAAGGCGGGTTTTTGCCCTGCATTTTTTGAATGCTTCTTTGACTTCCCTGTGTTGCAGGCTGGTATTCAGGTTATTGAGATCAATGTCATAAGTAGCAAAAAACCCATTGGCGCCGTGACCCGCGAAGTAAAATATCACCCGGTCATCTGGTCCCGACTTGGCAAAAACTGCGTCGAGCTGTCTCAGAATTTCAGCCTTGCCAGCCTGATTATCGATCAGCAGGGCAATGTTTTCTTCCGGTACCGAACCCCCGGCGGGGCTTTTTAGAAAATCATAAAAAATGTGTGCGTCGTCGTCACAAAACCGGAGGTCGTTCAGCTGGCCCTGCGTTGCGGACTGGGCATCGACACCATTGAGATAATCGGAAATACCTACTACCACGGCGTAGGTTTCGCCCTTGGTTCCGGATGATTTAAACCCTTTCATCCATTTGTACCCGAAATATATCCCGCCGGCTACTACCAGGAAAATCAGAACATTAGCTATATTTTTCATTGTAATGTTTTTTCAAAAAGGTGAAATTGGATCGTTATGAAGAGAATTATTTGCGTGCAGCCTGCTTGAACAGCTCGCTGCCGACTTTTTCCCAGAATGCTCCTGCATTGCTCTTTGGTCTGGTCGATTTGGGTTTCGCAGTAGATTGAAAAGGGCTTACGGAAGCGGTGTAGGCACTGTTTCTCCGGCTGTTCATACTATTCAGCGACTGTTGCGCATTCCAGTTTCCCTGTGCTGCAGCCTGGCCATAATAGTATTTCGCACGGCTTTCATTTACCGGCATACCCAGGCCCATTTGGTACATTCTGCCTAGTTCAAACTGTGCGTAGCTGGAATTGGCGGCGACTGCTTTTTCATACCAGTTTTTGGCAAGGGCATAGTCACGGGTTACGCCGTAGCCGCCCTCCTCGTAAATATATCCCAGGCATTCTGCGGCGCCGACAAGCTGTTTCTGGTCATAGGCATCTTCAAAATATTCCAGTGCCGTCTCAAAATTCTTGCGCGTTCCTTTACCATTGAAATGCAGGCAGGCAATATTGTACTTGGCCCATTCATAGTCATCAGCCCTTTCATAGTAGTCCATTGCTTTTTCATACGAGCCAATCGCTCCACCCCGGCCCCATTGATAAAATGTTCCGAGCAGGTTATTAGTGGTATCGTCCATCGCCAATGTACCCGCGTATTTGTCTAAAACCTGATAGATCTGCTGGTAAGTCTGTAAAGAATCTGCTGGCAGGATTTTGGAGAAAAAGGCCGATTTTGCCCAGGTCAATTCCTTTTTTGCATTGTATTTCCAATAGAAAAAATAAAGAAGACCAATTCCAAAAATGGCCGAAGCAGCGAGTAGTACCATTTTTTTAGACGGAAGCTGAATAGCCGCTTTTTGACTTAACAATTGCTTGCAGCTTTCAATCCTCTCATTTGCATGTCTGTTAGAAGGATCAACCCGTAGAATCTCCTGGTACACTTTTACAGCGTCCCTGAGCGCTTGTTCCTTTTCAAACCCTGACTTGCTTTCGGCCAATTTATAGTACCCGTCAGCTCTCCCGGTCAGTTCTTTTAAATTGGAAAAAGGTTCGTCCATGCGGATTGTATTTTCCTCATCGGCAGGTCTTTTCTGAGTATTTTGAGATACTGACGGGCCCAGTATCGCCAGCAACTCTTCCGCTTTCTGAACGCGTTTGGTATTGTCGGGCAGCAGGCATTTTTTAATAATCGTTCTGAAAGGTTCAGGGATCTGGCTGATTTTGTCCGAAACTTTGCCTTTTACGATGAGCTTGCTCACTTCCAGGTTCCAGCTCTCCTGGCTCATCGACCTGGCTGCGTCAAAAGGCAGGTCACCGACGAACATTTGGTAAGCAATGATCCCCACCGCCCACAGATCCACATTATGCCGGATCTCCCGGTTCTGGATCTGCTCCGGTGCGGCATAGGCAATGGACAGGCCAATGGACGAATTTTCTACCGACCGGGTGTTGGTATCCGCCAGTTTACTCAGCCCGAAATCGGTCACTTTGGGAATCCAATTGTCGCCCTGTTTGTCCATCAGCACATTTTGCGGCTTCATATCACGGTGAATGATGTGGTGCTTGTGCAGATGTCCCACGC
The genomic region above belongs to Dyadobacter pollutisoli and contains:
- a CDS encoding oxidoreductase, with protein sequence METQRKTWFVTGTSQGLGLVLVQKLLSQGYNVVATARNLDGLKAAVNVTSDQFLPLQMDLINEESIAKAVSQAIEKFKTIDVLVNNAGYGLIGGIEESSSQEVQANFDVNVFGLLNVTRAVLPHMREAKSGHILNISSVFGLIAGAGWGVYCGTKFAVEGLSEALAQEVKPFGINVTIIEPGYFRTNFLNGGSIVTAANPIADYSDIAETKRMHAQDIPGTQPGDPQKAAEVMISTAQLPEPPLRLLLGSDAYQYANYKIKMLTDGIEANKDITFSTDF
- a CDS encoding helix-turn-helix domain-containing protein; its protein translation is MQQSKIPRLEIEVFEQTNFQMPLLKVEPYLPEETYFSIKNRKDYPANAYISPNRRNFYKVMHVTEGTGVLTIGLYQYLLGPGMIAFIHPDEIISWHSAGPNAEGHFCLIHPNFFDNTAHMLNLFRTYTYFQPEKAVIQLNDDQSEQINQYFELIFREDRGTNEDKKQAIFLHLQLILLEAQRAGKNLPDVGVSESYSYVHGFLSLLESAFQIQNPSDLVKTKTAAEFADQLNVHPNYLNALVKNQTGKTLREHIQERMLYEAKVLLKHTDWDIQSISGALGFAEQASFTTFFHRKEKISPSIFRNSFGSAIHI
- a CDS encoding T9SS type A sorting domain-containing protein produces the protein MRHYFLLALFTAIICTGNLFAQGKKYRLVQEGKGIKVIEDHFTASTLRTAAHDITVNITPNAARPESAIDVHIYFAPSVNIESVGHMVLTAKPACTVVNCNDPSITSSYLSSKIINKTARTVDFTIGGLLPFKEYLFWGAVFGLDGDRCSGSDLAWIPFKTAPTPAPKPEKMLLIINKEFEGNARLNAALDTYEDDIAASNPMLTIVKYYIEDNNLQKGALYQDIRRRFKDENLTYLFFLGSNAALTGYRIMLDNNGAPVNAFVQFTFSYYAHPLYTTFEYDASDDRFKFFDRQDLCATPPTEVRPEVFQQQNAMVSMGMILPDVNFNTEQKIDYLVNYFNKVHSFRSGNISFEKKVLITDGFVSEQEVVDLAEINGAWTSAEVLQYGRTKDPDYSGDDPVWKSDFINKLGTKSYEIFSLTLHGTWNYHSFGIYNQDIANLPQLNTRLIDLYSCSVGAFNGPDYLAGRYLGKGNVLNVHAFSENIGVFTESGKSGLKQLYNDGGPYQYLSQGFNISNAYRYAHSYQEAELILGDPLLKLRSESSLPVTLEIFNAQKQETQSWLTWSTSQEVNSDRFEIEHSSTGKKWDKIGSVMTSGSKPGSHSYEFTHRSPVPGPNLYRLKMIDTDGTFSYSKIENVSFPSEKLISIFPNPVSEKLYIPVSKLPDVKSVSILNSLGQSTRNFTNVSAEGLVLTGLQAGIYTVRIEMNDGKMVTEKIVKAK
- a CDS encoding YdeI/OmpD-associated family protein; this encodes METKNDIPALHAETRAEWRDWLERNGQKEKAVWLIIHHKKSSKTSVYYPESIEEALCFGWIDSKSLKRDEESSYLMFTPRKAKGKWSSTNKERVERMTAEGLMTPAGQATIDLAKKTGTWDALVDAENGVVPEDLQELLAKNDAAEKHFQAFPKSAKRQILDWISSAKRPETRQQRIIQTVEMAAHNQRAKV
- a CDS encoding VOC family protein; its protein translation is MANGQTLRGMAMVNFWGADMKAARAWYSELFGIDPYFQRPDDENPAYIEFRLGDYQHEFGIIDSNVLGIMYNQHYLDILEGKNA
- a CDS encoding glucuronyl esterase domain-containing protein, producing MLRFLLTGIVLISFLSAGHSQNYDESKVPAYTLPDVLKTIDNKPVCARGAWEKERRPEIVRLFEDNIYGQMPTTFDGINFSKTADDQPTMNGKATLKQVLIEVFKDGKTVQINVTLFVPTHATKPAPVFLLINNRGKDNTDPTREKKSEFWPAEMVIDSGYAIAAFHVSDLAPDDKEAYVKGVLQLYPEQLKADNGMKAIGAWAWGASRVLDYFEKDPDIDSKKVIVVGHSRGGKASLWAAAEDRRFAACVTNCSGNSGAALARRQFGERISRINATFPHWFNTNYKKFNDNEAALPVDQHMLIALVAPRPIYATNASKDLWADPKGTFLALKNAEKVYALYDVKSRLPKTPPGINEPVYKSKMAYHNREGEHNMTSYDWGNFINFANYNFGGRK
- a CDS encoding RNA polymerase sigma factor — its product is MDNLDQILAGCRRKERQSQEKLYRQFYPVLFALCKNFFEEKHDILTAINNGMLRVFQNIDQYDPARGEFFNWMYTTVRNAALTLLRDRKTQHFDYVEIQDYMGFESAENPFEQLSGGDIHLYLLKLPVATRRICGLYYLDGFSIKEIVGALGISEGTVKWHLSESRAKLKIIFEKSL